Proteins encoded by one window of Archaeoglobus veneficus SNP6:
- a CDS encoding DUF2095 family protein: MLEWDREKFRKMFPNLFHELEGSHMPTVLDHLEVCRSAEEALEVINYFERIGEITPEYASFLRSNVKKLGIIGTRRRGDYERRGLVD; encoded by the coding sequence ATGCTGGAGTGGGACAGGGAGAAGTTCAGAAAGATGTTTCCTAACCTTTTCCATGAACTTGAAGGCAGCCACATGCCTACTGTTCTCGACCACCTCGAAGTCTGCAGAAGTGCGGAAGAGGCGTTGGAGGTAATAAACTACTTCGAGCGGATTGGGGAAATTACACCCGAGTATGCATCTTTTCTCCGCTCAAACGTAAAAAAGCTTGGCATAATTGGTACGAGGAGAAGAGGAGATTACGAGAGGAGGGGTCTCGTTGATTGA
- a CDS encoding redox-regulated ATPase YchF, translating to MIEIGIAGKPNAGKSTFFKAATLADVEIANYPFTTIEPNVGVAHVRVECVCQELGVKCDNCIDGWRLIPVKLIDVAGLVPEAHKGRGLGNEFLDNLRQSEAVIHVIDASGSTDEEGNEIGVGEHDPCKDVEFLYNELDMWLFGILKRNWDRIARRIHLEKRDPAKYITEQLAGLGFKEWQVREALKVVGSDVMKFGDEELKTFATELRKRRMGMVIAANKADKAPEQFMKKLLSLDEIVIPTSAAFELTLRMAAKNGYIKYLPGDSDFEIIKALNEKQKKALEIIRDFLKKYGSTGVQKAINTVVFDLLGYIVVYPVEDENKFTDSKGNVLPDAMLVKKGTTARQLAYMIHTDIGESFIYALDAKRKMRIAEDYELKHNDVIKIVSAK from the coding sequence TTGATTGAAATAGGCATTGCCGGAAAGCCAAACGCTGGCAAGTCAACTTTTTTCAAAGCTGCAACCCTTGCGGATGTTGAGATTGCCAACTACCCTTTCACGACCATTGAGCCAAACGTAGGTGTTGCACACGTTCGCGTTGAGTGCGTTTGCCAGGAACTTGGCGTTAAATGTGACAACTGTATAGATGGCTGGAGGCTCATCCCAGTCAAGCTCATAGATGTTGCTGGCCTCGTGCCGGAAGCACACAAGGGGCGTGGCCTTGGCAACGAGTTTCTCGATAACCTGAGGCAGAGCGAAGCGGTGATTCACGTCATCGACGCTTCTGGCTCAACGGACGAAGAGGGGAACGAGATAGGAGTTGGTGAACACGACCCGTGTAAGGATGTGGAGTTTCTCTATAACGAACTCGACATGTGGCTTTTCGGGATTTTGAAGAGGAACTGGGATAGAATTGCCAGGAGAATTCACCTCGAAAAAAGGGATCCTGCCAAGTATATCACTGAACAGCTTGCTGGCCTGGGCTTTAAGGAGTGGCAGGTGAGAGAAGCGTTAAAGGTAGTTGGAAGCGATGTAATGAAGTTCGGTGATGAAGAACTGAAGACTTTTGCAACGGAACTCAGGAAGAGGAGGATGGGGATGGTCATTGCTGCCAACAAGGCGGACAAAGCTCCAGAACAATTCATGAAAAAGCTTCTTTCCCTCGATGAAATTGTGATTCCCACTTCAGCGGCATTTGAACTCACGCTGCGGATGGCTGCCAAGAACGGATACATAAAATACCTTCCTGGGGACAGCGATTTTGAGATAATTAAGGCGCTCAACGAGAAGCAGAAGAAGGCGCTTGAGATTATAAGGGACTTTCTCAAAAAGTATGGAAGCACGGGTGTCCAGAAGGCCATAAACACCGTCGTCTTCGATCTGCTCGGTTACATTGTCGTTTATCCTGTTGAAGATGAAAATAAGTTTACGGATTCGAAAGGCAACGTGCTGCCTGATGCGATGCTCGTTAAGAAGGGAACGACAGCAAGACAGCTTGCATACATGATACATACCGACATAGGAGAGAGCTTTATATATGCCCTTGACGCAAAACGAAAGATGAGAATTGCTGAGGACTATGAACTCAAGCACAACGATGTGATAAAAATTGTTAGCGCCAAATGA
- a CDS encoding NMD3-related protein → MKANSVKHPAIIQLRGEVGDRVEEVLKIVEKTCSDFEVENDDGVNIYVSDVNEARKVISKIKRVARVSVKMSTKYAGLRRGRVRTLFVYCVRFGYDN, encoded by the coding sequence ATGAAAGCGAACAGCGTAAAACACCCTGCAATAATTCAGTTAAGGGGAGAAGTCGGAGATAGAGTTGAGGAAGTTTTGAAGATAGTTGAAAAGACCTGCAGCGATTTTGAGGTGGAGAACGACGATGGCGTCAATATTTATGTCTCTGACGTCAACGAAGCAAGGAAGGTAATTTCGAAGATAAAGAGAGTTGCAAGAGTGAGTGTCAAGATGAGCACGAAATACGCCGGATTGAGGCGTGGGAGAGTAAGAACACTATTTGTTTACTGCGTAAGGTTTGGTTATGATAATTGA
- a CDS encoding TPD domain-containing protein, with amino-acid sequence MIIEVSEFQRIRKELKSLRDLSRPGYPRGMLFTILSQKRVDAVKRYYPQAVDKLDEIASYWNENGSFPPWLRLTPVMRVRVLLKALGYSKAETGRILKDPGRAESDRIEEEVWRALFTDFIYSPLAVKHQFARGKLGEEIIRRWLEERGIEYRDEKDLRKEFDKTPDFYFDELVDIAGKEVKWIESKALFGDPRTHWLYDKKQFSRYEEMFGEGYVVYWFGWVKGLNRSILPYDFFSSPLRNALLDMRVYTAGGSPKRIAELAEKLDAFVVDIGCDAEDEIERCVYIEELEPEKPMRSKEFLDGMCRLIDCYSKGRILIASREKDWKKSHRRHVAWVLRNLGFDVIHV; translated from the coding sequence ATGATAATTGAAGTTTCCGAATTTCAGCGGATAAGGAAGGAACTGAAAAGTCTTCGAGACCTGAGCCGGCCGGGCTATCCACGGGGGATGCTCTTTACAATTCTGTCCCAGAAAAGGGTTGATGCCGTAAAGAGGTACTATCCCCAGGCCGTAGATAAACTGGACGAGATAGCTTCTTACTGGAATGAAAATGGCAGTTTTCCGCCCTGGCTGAGGCTGACACCTGTAATGAGAGTAAGGGTTCTTCTCAAGGCCCTCGGCTACTCTAAAGCCGAGACGGGTAGGATACTCAAAGATCCGGGAAGAGCAGAATCCGACAGGATTGAGGAGGAAGTCTGGCGCGCCCTTTTTACAGACTTTATTTACTCTCCTCTGGCCGTGAAGCACCAGTTCGCGAGAGGGAAGCTTGGCGAGGAGATAATCCGGAGGTGGCTTGAGGAGCGCGGAATAGAATACAGGGATGAGAAAGATTTGAGAAAGGAGTTCGACAAAACGCCGGATTTCTACTTCGACGAGCTTGTAGATATAGCGGGTAAAGAGGTCAAGTGGATCGAGAGCAAAGCTCTGTTCGGTGATCCAAGAACCCACTGGCTTTACGACAAGAAGCAGTTCTCTCGCTATGAGGAGATGTTTGGAGAAGGCTACGTGGTTTACTGGTTCGGATGGGTTAAGGGTTTAAACAGGTCAATTCTGCCCTACGACTTTTTCTCTTCTCCGCTCAGAAATGCTTTGCTCGATATGAGAGTATACACTGCTGGCGGCTCGCCTAAAAGAATTGCTGAGCTTGCAGAAAAACTTGATGCCTTCGTTGTAGATATTGGGTGCGACGCAGAAGATGAAATTGAGAGATGTGTTTACATAGAGGAGCTTGAGCCAGAAAAACCAATGAGAAGCAAGGAATTTCTCGACGGCATGTGCAGGCTCATCGACTGCTATTCAAAAGGAAGAATTCTGATTGCAAGCAGGGAAAAAGATTGGAAAAAGAGTCACAGACGTCACGTTGCGTGGGTCCTCAGAAACCTTGGCTTCGACGTCATTCATGTCTGA
- a CDS encoding LolA family protein: MKAVKVFIILLFSAFLLGCGGEEDVVKKVEEKYSSLSDYSGSVEVTNLMTGYSYSADFWVKGEKQKVYYTKPEEIAGSVVVNNGSIVWFYDPAENRAIYAKPDEVQINFDYGELFRDIVQNSTTSVLKIDDGYLIKALHGNNVTIEISVTRDYYPVSIRWIVDDREVLRVNYSNFTFNRGIDDEFFEFIPPENATVSSVEDLQQKVVEFDTVEEAEESAGFKVILPGYLPSDDFNLSISVIKPLNVVVLTYTNSTAIIEVKERVGEAAEIEGAEEVVIGNTTVSYLDAGYVRIVSWRQGDIDVTITTTLEKDELLKVAESLMGS, from the coding sequence TTGAAAGCAGTTAAGGTGTTCATCATTCTTCTTTTCTCCGCCTTTCTTCTCGGCTGCGGAGGAGAAGAAGATGTAGTGAAGAAAGTCGAGGAAAAGTACAGTAGCCTTTCGGATTATAGCGGTAGCGTTGAAGTGACAAACCTCATGACCGGCTACTCCTACAGCGCGGACTTCTGGGTAAAAGGGGAGAAACAAAAAGTATACTATACTAAGCCGGAAGAAATTGCTGGCTCAGTTGTCGTGAACAACGGCAGCATAGTCTGGTTTTACGATCCAGCAGAAAACAGAGCAATCTATGCAAAGCCAGATGAGGTTCAGATAAACTTTGATTACGGTGAGCTTTTCAGAGATATAGTCCAGAACAGCACAACCAGCGTATTGAAGATAGATGACGGTTACCTGATCAAAGCGTTACATGGAAACAACGTAACCATAGAGATTTCTGTTACCAGAGACTACTATCCTGTCTCAATTCGCTGGATTGTTGATGATAGAGAAGTTCTCAGAGTTAACTACTCGAATTTCACGTTCAACAGAGGCATAGACGATGAATTCTTCGAGTTTATCCCGCCGGAGAACGCAACAGTTTCGAGTGTCGAGGATCTCCAGCAGAAGGTTGTTGAGTTTGACACAGTAGAGGAAGCGGAGGAATCCGCTGGTTTTAAGGTAATTCTTCCCGGATATCTCCCATCAGATGACTTCAACCTGAGTATCTCCGTAATCAAACCACTCAACGTAGTTGTCCTGACGTACACAAACAGTACAGCAATAATCGAAGTCAAAGAGAGGGTGGGCGAGGCTGCAGAAATAGAGGGGGCTGAAGAGGTCGTGATTGGCAACACAACAGTTAGCTACCTCGATGCAGGCTACGTGAGAATAGTATCTTGGAGGCAGGGAGACATAGATGTAACAATCACAACAACCCTCGAAAAGGATGAGCTGCTGAAGGTTGCAGAGTCCCTCATGGGCTCCTGA
- a CDS encoding SDH family Clp fold serine proteinase: MNDPFGFVGGLIWWLFIVYLILGPQLKYKQLETARKSAMRRMGKKRGSNVITMIHRQESIGLFGIPFYRFINVEDSEQILRAIRRTPKDQPIDLIIHTPGGLVLAATQIAKAIKAHPAKTTVIVPHYAMSGGTLIALAADEIIMDPNAVLGPVDPQLMNYPAPSILKAISKKDPKDIDDQTLIMADIAEKAIKQVRDFVFELLKDRLGEEKAKEVATVLTEGRWTHDYPITVEVAKQLGLNVSTNVPEEVYELMELYPQPMMQRHPGVEFVPAPQRGNRNLSDLTGILK; encoded by the coding sequence ATGAACGACCCATTTGGTTTTGTTGGAGGGTTGATATGGTGGCTGTTCATAGTATATCTGATTTTAGGGCCACAGCTCAAGTATAAGCAACTCGAGACTGCAAGAAAATCTGCTATGAGAAGAATGGGTAAAAAGAGGGGTTCGAACGTCATCACAATGATACACAGGCAGGAAAGCATAGGGCTGTTCGGCATACCATTTTACCGATTCATCAACGTTGAGGATTCAGAGCAGATTCTAAGGGCAATCAGGCGAACGCCGAAGGATCAGCCTATAGACCTGATTATACACACCCCTGGTGGGCTCGTGCTCGCCGCAACACAAATTGCAAAGGCCATAAAAGCGCACCCGGCAAAGACGACAGTTATCGTGCCACACTATGCCATGAGCGGTGGAACACTGATAGCTCTTGCAGCAGATGAAATAATAATGGATCCAAACGCTGTCCTTGGCCCTGTCGACCCGCAGCTAATGAATTACCCTGCCCCTTCAATTCTGAAGGCGATTTCAAAGAAGGATCCTAAGGACATCGACGATCAGACACTCATAATGGCAGACATAGCCGAGAAGGCAATCAAACAGGTAAGAGATTTCGTTTTTGAGCTTCTGAAGGACAGGCTTGGTGAGGAAAAGGCAAAAGAAGTTGCGACAGTTTTGACGGAGGGGCGCTGGACACACGATTACCCCATAACCGTCGAAGTTGCAAAGCAACTGGGCCTGAACGTGTCAACGAATGTCCCAGAGGAAGTTTACGAGCTCATGGAGCTCTACCCGCAGCCCATGATGCAAAGGCATCCAGGCGTAGAGTTCGTACCCGCCCCACAGCGTGGCAACCGCAATCTATCAGATTTAACCGGAATCCTTAAGTAA